A genomic region of Trifolium pratense cultivar HEN17-A07 linkage group LG3, ARS_RC_1.1, whole genome shotgun sequence contains the following coding sequences:
- the LOC123916721 gene encoding auxin-responsive protein SAUR68-like, producing the protein MISAKRLIEMAKKWQKMAARKRKRISYPRNEADMKSSSVNKGHFVVYSIDSKRFVIPLKYLSTNVFRELFKWSEEVFGLPGNGPIMLPCDSVFLDYAISLVQEQIPEDVEKALITFMYAACQNEASSSFHDLRLNNEPIIIYGF; encoded by the coding sequence ATGATTAGTGCAAAGAGGCTAATAGAAATGGCGAAAAAGTGGCAAAAAATGGCTGCTCGAAAACGCAAGAGGATCTCATACCCAAGAAATGAAGCGGATATGAAATCTTCATCGGTAAATAAGGGTCACTTTGTTGTTTACAGCATCGATAGTAAGAGGTTTGTGATTCCTCTAAAGTATCTTAGCACAAACGTGTTTAGAGAACTCTTCAAATGGTCTGAGGAAGTGTTCGGATTACCAGGGAATGGACCTATTATGTTACCGTGTGATAGTGTTTTCTTGGACTACGCAATCTCGTTAGTTCAAGAACAGATTCCTGAAGATGTGGAGAAGGCTTTGATCACTTTCATGTATGCTGCTTGTCAAAACGAGGCATCCTCTTCCTTTCACGATCTTAGGCTAAATAATGAACCAATAATTATCTATGGCTTTTGA